Proteins from a single region of Chryseomicrobium sp. FSL W7-1435:
- the merA gene encoding mercury(II) reductase codes for MNKFKVNIQGMTCTGCEKHVESALEKIGAKNIESNFRRGEAVFELPDDIEVESAIKAIDEANYQAGEIEEVSSLENVALINEDVYDLLIIGSGAAAFSSAIKAIEYGAKVGMIERGTVGGTCVNIGCVPSKTLLRAGEINHLSKDNPFKGLQTSAGEVDLASLITQKDKLVSELRNQKYMDLIDEYNFDLIKGEAKFVDASTVEVNGAKLSAKRFLIATGASPSLPQISGLEKMDYLTSTTLLELKKIPKRLTVIGSGYIGMELGQLFHHLGSEITLMQRSERLLKEYDPEISESVEKALIEQGINLVKGATFERVEQSGEIKKVYITVNGSKEVIESDQLLVATGRKPNTDSLNLSAAGVETGKNNEILINDFGQTSNEKIYAAGDVTLGPQFVYVAAYEGGIITDNAIGGLNKKIDLSVVPAVTFTNPTVATVGLTEEQAKEKGYDVKTSVLPLDAVPRAIVNRETTGVFKLVADAETLKVLGVHIVSENAGDVIYAASLAVKFGLTIEDLTETLAPYLTMAEGLKLAALTFDKDVSKLSCCAG; via the coding sequence ATGAATAAATTTAAGGTAAATATTCAAGGAATGACTTGTACGGGTTGTGAAAAACACGTAGAATCAGCACTTGAAAAGATAGGTGCTAAAAATATTGAGTCTAATTTTCGTCGTGGTGAAGCAGTATTTGAACTGCCCGATGATATTGAGGTTGAAAGTGCAATAAAGGCGATTGATGAAGCAAATTACCAAGCCGGAGAAATTGAAGAAGTATCATCACTAGAAAACGTGGCGTTAATTAATGAAGACGTTTATGACCTTCTTATTATTGGTTCTGGTGCTGCTGCCTTTTCTTCGGCAATTAAAGCTATAGAATACGGTGCAAAAGTTGGAATGATTGAGCGTGGAACGGTTGGGGGAACCTGTGTGAATATTGGCTGTGTTCCGTCAAAAACTCTTCTTAGGGCAGGGGAAATCAATCATTTATCAAAAGACAATCCGTTTAAAGGTTTACAAACATCCGCTGGAGAAGTGGATTTAGCTAGTTTAATCACGCAAAAGGATAAATTGGTGAGCGAACTTCGGAATCAAAAATATATGGATTTAATTGATGAATATAATTTTGATTTAATTAAAGGTGAAGCAAAATTCGTTGATGCTAGTACGGTTGAGGTCAATGGGGCAAAGTTATCTGCAAAACGCTTTTTAATTGCAACAGGTGCATCGCCTTCGTTGCCCCAAATTTCAGGACTTGAAAAAATGGACTATTTAACTAGTACAACACTTCTTGAGTTAAAGAAAATACCAAAACGATTAACTGTAATTGGCTCAGGATACATTGGAATGGAGCTTGGACAACTATTTCATCATTTAGGTTCAGAAATAACGCTTATGCAAAGAAGTGAGCGACTTTTAAAGGAGTATGATCCTGAGATTTCAGAGTCAGTTGAAAAAGCGTTAATTGAACAGGGTATAAACCTTGTCAAAGGGGCAACTTTTGAGCGTGTTGAACAAAGTGGAGAGATAAAAAAGGTTTACATAACAGTAAATGGCAGTAAAGAAGTCATTGAATCAGATCAGTTACTTGTTGCCACTGGAAGAAAACCAAATACGGATTCTTTAAATTTAAGTGCAGCAGGTGTTGAAACTGGAAAAAATAATGAAATCCTGATCAATGATTTTGGTCAAACAAGTAATGAAAAGATTTATGCAGCAGGAGATGTGACGTTAGGACCGCAATTTGTATATGTAGCAGCCTATGAAGGTGGAATTATTACTGATAATGCTATCGGTGGATTAAACAAAAAAATAGATTTATCGGTAGTTCCTGCTGTTACGTTTACGAATCCGACGGTTGCAACGGTTGGTTTAACAGAAGAACAAGCAAAAGAGAAAGGGTATGATGTGAAGACATCTGTATTACCTTTAGATGCTGTTCCAAGAGCAATTGTAAACCGTGAAACAACCGGTGTATTTAAACTAGTAGCAGATGCAGAAACACTAAAAGTATTAGGGGTTCATATTGTATCTGAGAATGCAGGAGATGTCATCTATGCAGCATCATTAGCTGTTAAATTTGGCTTAACGATAGAAGATTTAACAGAAACCCTAGCACCATATTTAACAATGGCTGAAGGGCTAAAATTAGCTGCACTTACGTTCGATAAAGATGTTTCGAAATTATCTTGTTGTGCAGGCTAA